Proteins encoded together in one Leishmania donovani BPK282A1 complete genome, chromosome 33 window:
- a CDS encoding adenosine deaminase-like protein, translated as MEANGASTPEERAGQLRWIADHLWSDTPHGAVHRAVEAQPQPVWLQLWHRALADGALRPGPSCALADTSEQGASSKGKESAVIVAAFVLSIPYLECPCAEEGGAVKSGAKAAMRRYVCVSLGSGSRCLAAHDAPPSDAGERVRRLLELRDGHAEVMARRGFIAFLLGIAEASARCSDRAYADLFLRRRSGDCDAATAVGASGSPQWELRETAALHLVCTRWMCGSLAAVAGGSGRSGHLLLRAACGCWLNPTMQSEASAKEADCASPTVTFVDRHALAAHYSPLNGAAPLLHAARVKPGKGRANLSMSCTDKVWRWHALGVQGRRRAPIFPVPMRLSSIHVLHPPFKDLGDLQAAADNAAATFQWRSRRCWLHKDSEATLPSTPKFAFFSSADFAATSPLAAAKLRDAGASIDSNYSRSRWLCVRSVVASRKRGRDEEAEAPALGSATCSWQCFRSGGDHDCSLVLNTKAGLPQGMTGRVLARRCSTSPEIPWQQCPLSRPWMHHRVRQLQASLTEIALISASMKASAAPASYAMAAIGERDAQTIIADAENLSMSQRVHRHHLQPLGTGDDSIRLLWASSSHMDGADLRLRATENFEGSP; from the coding sequence ATGGAGGCGAACGGCGCCAGCACGccagaggagagagcgggaCAGCTTAGGTGGATTGCCGATCATTTGTGGAGCGATACGCCTCATGGCGCCGTGCACCGTgccgtggaggcgcagcCCCAGCCGGTGTGGCTCCAGCTGTGGCATCGAGCTTTGGCGGACGGCGCACTGCGGCCGGGGCCGTCCTGTGCGTTGGCGGATACATCGGAGCAGGGGGCAAGCTCGAAGGGAAAGGAAAGCGCCGTTATTGTGGCTGCGTTTGTACTCAGCATCCCATACCTTGAATGCCCGTGCGCCGAAGAAGGAGGAGCCGTGAAGAGCGGCGCGAAAGCGGCAATGCGGCGCTACGTGTGTGTCTCGCTCGGATCAGGCTCCCGCTGCCTTGCCGCGCACGATGCACCCCCGTCTGACGCAGGCGAGAGGGTGAGACGACTCCTTGAACTACGTGACGGTCATGCCGAGGTGATGGCGCGTCGTGGCTTTATTGCTTTTCTGCTTGGGATAGCGGAGGCGAGCGCACGCTGCAGTGACCGCGCGTACGCCGACCTCTTCctgcgcagacgcagcggcgactgcgatgccgccacggcggtcgGCGCTTCGGGCTCCCCGCAGTGGGAGCTGCGAGAGACGGCTGCACTGCACCTCGTATGCACTCGATGGATGTGCGGCTCGctggctgccgtggcgggaGGCTCAGGCCGTAGCGGACACCTCCTGTTGCGCGCTGCTTGTGGCTGCTGGCTCAACCCCACCATGCAATCGGAGGCTTCAGCAAAAGAGGCGGATTGTGCGTCTCCCACAGTCACTTTTGTTGACAGACACGCCTTGGCTGCTCACTATTCGCCGCTCAACGGGGCTGCACCGCTTTTGCACGCTGCACGTGTGAAGCCCGGCAAAGGACGTGCAAACCTCTCGATGTCTTGCACAGATAAAGTCTGGCGGTGGCATGCGCTGGGGGTGCAAGGCCGTCGCCGAGCCCCTATCTTTCCTGTGCCAATGCGACTGTCCTCCATTCATGTTCTGCATCCTCCATTTAAGGACTTGGGGGATTtgcaggcagcagcggataATGCAGCGGCCACCTTCCAGTGGCGAAGTCGTAGGTGTTGGCTTCACAAGGACAGCGAGGCGACACTGCCATCGACTCCGAAGTTCGCCTTCTTTAGCAGTGCCGACTTTGCCGCTACAAGTCCGCTGGCAGCCGCGAAGTTACGCGATGCTGGTGCGTCCATTGACAGCAACTACTCGCGCAGCCGGTGGCTGTGCGTCAGGTCTGTGGTGGCTAGCCGAAAACGTGGCcgtgacgaggaggcggaggcaccgGCTTTAGGCAGCGCTACGTGCAGCTGGCAGTGCTTCCGTTCTGGGGGAGACCATGACTGCTCTCTCGTACTGAACACGAAGGCTGGGCTGCCGCAGGGAATGACAGGGCGCGTGTTggcgcgacgctgcagcacgtcgccAGAGATACCATGGCAGCAGTGCCCCCTCTCCCGTCCGTGGATGCATCATCGCGTAAGGCAGCTACAGGCGTCCCTCACAGAGATTGCACTGATCTCTGCGTCCATGAAGGCGAGTGCGGCTCCGGCATCGTACGCCATGGCTGCAATTGGCGAACGTGATGCTCAGACGATCATTGCTGACGCAGAGAATCTTTCCATGAGCCAGCGCGTGCATCGCCATCACCTGCAGCCACTGGGCACTGGTGACGACTCCATACGGCTTCTCTGGGCATCATCATCGCACATGGATGGCGCTGATCTACGCCTACGCGCCACGGAGAACTTCGAAGGCTCGCCGTGA
- a CDS encoding thiol-dependent reductase 1 translates to MAARALKLYVSATCPFCHRVEIVAREKQVSYDRVAVGLREEMPQWYKQINPRETVPTLEVGNADKRFMFESMLIAQYLDNSGAPAGALMGSSAAQRHQIEFFLAQVGDFIGAAHGLLRDPLSGEKRKAMDDNAAYVDGLLAANQTTGPYYCDGEFTMADVALVPFLVRLKPALMYYAGYDVFCKAPRMKALWAAAAQRASVRETSPTAAQCIENYRHLVPESAPMMGANGGHVLYSNLFCPFVDRARLASELRKFQMHIVEVPLHPQPEWYKYINPRDTVPALFTPSGEAVHESQLIVQYIDCVATKGSALVPRGDAEKEYEVGFFVENAGYFVGGLMSWIIRGGEDAKAELQWAAGELEQQLAKHPFGEGPFFGGKRMNAGDVAILPFLVRAKAFMPEFSGGYDLFAHFPLLNGLAEAGMATPEAKSVFRTLEEYKEHIRKRQRRAQSG, encoded by the coding sequence ATGGCCGCCCGCGCGCTAAAGCTGTACGTGTCGGCAACGTGCCCGTTCTGCCACCGCGTGGAGATCGTCGCACGGGAGAAGCAGGTCTCATACGATCGCGTTGCTGTTgggctgcgcgaggagaTGCCGCAATGGTACAAGCAGATTAACCCGCGTGAGACAGTGCCGACGCTGGAAGTCGGCAATGCGGATAAGCGGTTTATGTTCGAGTCGATGCTGATCGCGCAGTACCTGGACAACAGTGGCGCGCCCGCGGGCGCGCTGATGGGTTCCTCGGCGGCGCAACGGCACCAGATTGAGTTCTTCCTCGCACAGGTCGGCGATTTCattggcgctgcgcacgggcTGCTCCGCGATCCGCTGAGTGGTGAAAAGCGCAAGGCCATGGATGACAACGCGGCGTACGTGGACGGGCTGCTCGCGGCGAACCAGACGACGGGGCCATACTACTGCGACGGCGAGTTCACGATGGCGGACGTTGCGCTTGTGCCGTTCCTGGTGCGGCTGAAACCTGCTCTGATGTACTACGCCGGGTACGACGTGTTCTGCAAGGCGCCACGGATGAAGGCGCTgtgggccgctgctgcgcaacgcgcgtctgtgcgtgagacttcgccgacggcggcgcagtgcaTCGAGAACTACCGCCACCTGGTGCCGGAGAGCGCGCCAATGATGGGCGCCAATGGTGGGCACGTCCTGTACAGCAATCTTTTCTGTCCTTTTGTGGACCGCGCACGCCTCGCGTCTGAGCTGCGCAAGTTCCAGATGCACATAgtggaggtgccgctgcatccACAGCCGGAGTGGTACAAATATATCAATCCCCGCGATACGGTGCCTGCGCTGTTTACACCGAGCGGCGAGGCTGTACACGAGTCGCAGCTGATTGTTCAGTACATCGACTGCGTGGCGACGAAGGGTAGTGCGCTGGTGCCGCGTGGGGACGCGGAGAAGGAGTACGAGGTGGGTTTCTTCGTGGAAAACGCTGGGTATTTCGTTGGAGGACTGATGTCGTGGATCATCCGTGGTGGCGAGGATGCGAAGGCTGAGCTTCAGTGGGCTGCTGGCgagctcgagcagcagctggcgaagCACCCGTTTGGTGAGGGCCCCTTCTTCGGCGGCAAGCGGATGAACGCTGGCGATGTGGCTATTCTACCTTTCCTGGTCCGCGCAAAGGCGTTTATGCCGGAGTTTAGTGGTGGGTACGATCTCTTTGCCCACTTTCCGCTGCTGAATGGGCTGGCAGAGGCTGGCATGGCGACACCGGAGGCGAAGTCGGTGTTTCGTACACTGGAGGAGTACAAGGAGCACATCCGTAAGCGCCAACGGAGGGCCCAGAGCGGGTAA
- a CDS encoding RNA binding protein rggm, putative: MLRRSFAPLLTRATAVCLQGWGKTGGGGGWGSAGNSTSAGGWGSAGGRGRGCGSRGKSGWGAKESSDGWGGGRGGGQSGWGGDGGWRDAPTGGRQRGARGNFRRGRGGSGGGVWGQPAAADEEAWNAAPPSFQPPVRRVDPLTLTAVEVEVDGVKKLVGQRVQVSGLSDETTWHTLKDHLRQAGDITFCRLFSGGRGMVEFAVPEDAARCITELQASELEGATLYLREDREDTVLINTRRKIRDARDAQLRARKAEAEKSRREKAIAQGDVPNDSAAAQ; encoded by the coding sequence atgctgcgccgcagcttTGCACCGTTGCTGACCCGCGCGACCGCTGTGTGCCTGCAAGGCTGGGGTAAGaccggtggtggcggcggctggggtAGCGCTGGCAACTCGACCTCCGCAGGCGGCTggggcagcgctggcggtcGCGGCCGCGGTTGCGGGTCGCGTGGAAAGAGCGGCTGGGGCGCTAAGGAGAGCTCTGATGGCTGGGGCGgtgggcgaggcggcggtcaGTCGGGCTggggtggtgacggtggctGGAGAGACGCTCCGACCGGAggccggcagcgcggtgcGCGTGGTAACTTtcggcgcggccgcggtggcagtggtggtggcgtaTGGGGACAgccagccgccgctgacgaggAGGCTTGGaatgcagcaccgcccagCTTCCAACCACCGGTGCGCCGAGTTGACCCGCTGACGCTTACGGCGGTTGAGGTGGAGGTCGATGGGGTAAAAAAGCTAGTtgggcagcgcgtgcaggtGTCGGGCTTATCAGACGAAACCACATGGCACACCTTGAAGGACCACCTCCGGCAGGCCGGCGACATCACGTtctgccgcctcttctctggAGGTCGGGGCATGGTGGAGTTCGCTGTCCCCGAAGATGCCGCCCGCTGCATCACGGAACTGCAGGCTTCTGAACTGGAGGGAGCTACGCTGTACCTTCGCGAAGATCGCGAGGATACCGTACTCATCAACACGAGACGCAAGATCCGAGATGCCCGTGATGCTCAGCTTCGCGCGCGCAAGGCGGAGGCCGAGAAGTCGCGCCGCGAGAAAGCGATAGCGCAGGGTGACGTCCCCAACgactcggcagcagcgcagtgA